Proteins found in one Miscanthus floridulus cultivar M001 chromosome 4, ASM1932011v1, whole genome shotgun sequence genomic segment:
- the LOC136550644 gene encoding uncharacterized protein, with protein sequence MKEDLGLGEVDARACIDGGRWRRRGLGRGNRRRDYLRLSGDVHQGPFLLLLGLGHMGRGLLFLATAVSGPMALIAALLAGRARRRLSTTSVASARAMTVVVVARRALTATTAAAAMVLPATVGAAAATGALLLATALATRLPVLLAEQESPHAVRDLLWLAAFLEHAQPPDDVLDRRVVQIEKHLEGDGGLRQAIGNHLQKFLYHLGVRDIVAEDAEVGGERRDADPELGDGLAILEDERRELAAKLLRAGVARAVVADTEHLDGVPRLLDGTLATERSPHLGGNRAQEARHGLSIVLVLIFVGVLVNPELDGVPDPKSLEVDLHHQRPLRVVRPREHRPGDVRGRAFDDALDDA encoded by the coding sequence GGAAACAGGCGACGCGATTACCTCCGTCTCAGCGGCGATGTACATCAAGGCccgttcctcctcctcctcggcctggGCCACATGGGCCGCggccttctttttcttgccacggCAGTCTCGGGCCCAATGGCCCTTATTGCCGCACTTCTTGCAGGCCGTGCCAGGCGGCGGCTTTCCACCACCAGCGTTGCCAGCGCCCGCGCCATGACCGTCGTGGTCGTCGCGCGTCGCGCCTTGACCGCCACGACCGCGGCCGCGGCCATGGTTCTTCCCGCGACCGTTGGAGCCGCCGCTGCCACCGGAGCTCTCCTGCTCGCGACGGCTCTTGCGACGCGCCTCCCAGTCCTCCTCGCAGAGCAGGAGTCGCCCCATGCCGTCCGTGATCTCCTTTGGCTTGCCGCGTTCCTCGAACACGCGCAGCCGCCCGATGACGTCCTCGATCGACGTGTTGTTCAGATCGAGAAACATCTCGAGGGAGACGGCGGCTTGAGACAGGCGATCGGGAACCACCTGCAGAAGTTTCTTTACCACCTCGGCGTCCGTGATATTGTCGCCGAGGATGCGGAGGTTGGTGGCGAGCGACGTGATGCGGATCCCGAACTCGGAGACGGTCTCGCCATCCTTGAAGACGAGCGCCGCGAACTCGCGGCGAAGCTGCTGCGCGCTGGCGTCGCGCGCGCAGTCGTCGCCGATACGGAGCACCTTGACGGCGTCCCACGCCTCCTTGACGGTACGCTTGCGACCGAGCGTTCCCCACATCTCGGAGGGAACCGAGCGCAGGAGGCCCGCCATGGCCTGTCGATCGTGCTGGTACTCATCTTCGTCGGCGTCCTCGTCAATCCCGAGCTCGACGGCGTCCCAGACCCGAAGAGTCTAGAAGTTGACCTCCATCACCAGCGCCCACTCCGGGTAGTTCGTCCGCGTGAGCATCGGCCAGGCGATGTTCGCGGACGAGCGTTCGATGACGCGCTCGACGACGCGTGA